In one Rutidosis leptorrhynchoides isolate AG116_Rl617_1_P2 chromosome 8, CSIRO_AGI_Rlap_v1, whole genome shotgun sequence genomic region, the following are encoded:
- the LOC139864968 gene encoding uncharacterized protein, producing the protein MGDLHSIAYFSNIHSNSHVSSLCWDISQCYDVGTEMNNTPPLYDQSMLDSDLSSGYLENAIFEFRSKRRRLIMTPDDYHQPSYHNSTPPSFPGYWDFTSTDHDFGGLNVSGDNSSSSSQSRSSINTNFFDKEIINTSGHVTRGIDQERKKKVITRVVYPFALVKPGGFKGDMTLNDINERILMPPTRPVKHPVGDFACRSLVSVDGPGLSGKAVVALTRIQTHGRGTITIIRTRN; encoded by the exons ATGGGCGATCTACACTCTATTGCTTATTTTAGCAATATTCACTCAAATAGCCATGTTTCTTCCTTGTGTTGGGACATCTCTCAAT GTTACGATGTAGGTACGGAGATGAACAACACTCCACCATTATATGATCAATCAATGTTGGATTCGGATCTTTCGTCGGGTTATTTAGAGAATGCTATATTTGAATTTAGATCGAAACGACGTCGTTTAATTATGACACCAGATGATTACCATCAACCTAGCTACCACAATTCAACTCCTCCTTCATTTCCG GGATACTGGGATTTTACATCTACTGATCATGACTTTGGTGGGCTTAATG TGAGTGGAGATAATTCATCTTCATCTTCTCAAAGCAGGAGTTCTATCAACACAAATTTTTTTGATAAGGAAATCATAAATACGTCAGGCCACGTCACTC GTGGAATTGATCAAGAGAGAAAAAAGAAGGTGATAACAAGAGTGGTGTATCCATTTGCATTGGTGAAACCAGGAGGATTTAAAGGGGATATGACTCTAAACGACATCAATGAAAGAATCCTAATGCCACCAACGAGGCCGGTGAAACACCCGGTGGGGGACTTTGCTTGTCGGTCGTTGGTTTCGGTTGACGGACCAGGCCTCTCCGGGAAGGCTGTGGTTGCTCTCACCAGAATTCAAACACATGGTAGAGGCACCATCACCATTATCAGAACAAGAAACTAA